A single genomic interval of Lodderomyces elongisporus chromosome 8, complete sequence harbors:
- the RBF1 gene encoding Transcription factor rbf1 (RPG-box-binding factor) (Repressor-activator protein 1) produces the protein MSSNTGNQSQSNNHSLQSEVKDVYDPHISYLVAAAGDPNASFSQARQQQQQQQQQQQQQQQQQQQQQTQSHASLHANPYASYSAELQHRAELQRRQHQLQQQELQHQQLQKYQQQQRELAQAQAQVQQAQAQAQARAQAQAQAQAQAQMQAHLRQAQAQLEAQTRERNQKQVHAQYQAQIEAEARAQGNANSIAQNLTQQLQRGLESTISPSHGVAHIQQQQQHHHQSAQPQLQQQVQQLQQHHHNQHTIQADYNDSFTNPSEDLRSRYGENEIIKTFTSKAELVRYVKYIFGPNENCRIVINSSKPKAVYFQCERSGSFRTTVKNPQQRQRIAYTKRNKCAFRMVANLYPSEKDQKNGVQQDNTEGGLNDDSGVEKSDSGEMWILRMINPQHNHPPDPTNKKKRQKTSRTLVEKPINKPKPASRVVDISPTSQSNQLNHHLQSEQQLQQQLSQHIPLQTMQFQQPQSSHIDSVLANLPATPNYNDLIGHLSSLQNSSNHLNHQHPQASQPHISTQSQTRQQTQQQEKQGQQNQRALLQAQQPQLDKKSNNNNNSNYNNNNNNNNDNKNNINNNNHNNENIIKNNSNNNTTLGNTDNTSSMLQHEASMYTALDDDNRAMTSVIGDGGRAIPTATNNIAGVDAVDAVDATDATAVADANAVAANAATPESVGAATAAQVVTGITGAANASHSTTATASPALNQSTTGFEATLDPNVDPNVQSHDHSSNLRRNVLF, from the coding sequence ATGTCGTCTAACACTGGAAATCAATCTCAGAGTAATAACCATTCTCTTCAAAGTGAAGTTAAAGATGTATATGATCCTCATATAAGCTATCTTGTTGCAGCTGCAGGCGACCCAAATGcctctttttctcaagcacggcagcaacagcaacaacaacaacagcaacaacagcaacagcaacagcaacagcaacaacaacaaacacagaGCCATGCCAGCCTTCATGCTAACCCATACGCATCATATTCTGCTGAGCTTCAACACCGCGCTGAATTGCAAAGGAGACAACACCAATTACAGCAACAGGAGTTGCAACATCAGCAATTGCAGaaataccaacaacaacagagaGAGTTGGCTCAAGCTCAAGCTCAGGTTCAACAAGCCCAAGCCCAGGCTCAAGCACGTGCGCAAGCGCAAGCGCAAGCACAAGCCCAAGCTCAGATGCAAGCTCATTTGAGACAGGCTCAAGCTCAATTGGAAGCTCAAACAAGGGAGAGGaatcaaaaacaagtaCATGCACAATACCAGGCACAGATAGAAGCCGAGGCCCGTGCTCAAGGTAATGCAAACTCTATTGCCCAAAATTTAACTCAGCAACTTCAAAGAGGCTTAGAATCGACGATTCTGCCATCTCACGGTGTAGCTCATattcaacaacagcaacaacatcatcatcaatcaGCACAGCCACAGTTACAGCAACAAGTACAacagctacaacaacaccatcaCAACCAACATACAATACAAGCTGATTACAATGATAGTTTTACAAACCCGAGTGAGGATTTGCGATCAAGGTATGGGGAGAATGAGATAATCAAAACTTTCACCAGTAAGGCTGAATTAGTTAGATACGTCAAGTATATATTTGGTCCCAATGAAAATTGTCGAATCGTGATTAACTCATCGAAACCGAAAGCGGTATACTTCCAGTGTGAAAGGTCCGGGTCATTCAGAACTACTGTCAAGAATCCACAACAGAGACAGAGAATCGCGTatacaaagagaaacaaatgcGCCTTTAGAATGGTGGCCAATTTATATCCATCGGAGAAGGATCAGAAAAATGGCGTGCAGCAAGATAACACAGAAGGTGGTTTAAATGATGACAGCGGCGTTGAAAAGAGTGATTCTGGAGAGATGTGGATTTTACGAATGATAAACCCTCAACATAACCATCCACCCGATCCGAcgaataagaaaaagaggcaAAAGACGTCAAGAACGTTGGTTGAGAAACCAATTAATAAACCGAAACCTGCAAGCAGAGTTGTGGATATATCCCCGACATCGCAGAGTAATCAATTGAACCATCATTTACAAAGTGAGCAACAGCTCCAGCAACAGCTTTCGCAGCATATTCCTCTTCAAACAATGCAATTTCAACAACCGCAACTGCTGCATATTGATTCCGTCCTTGCAAATCTTCCTGCGACGCCTAACTATAATGACTTGATTGGCCATTTGAGCAGTTTGCAAAATCTGCTGAACCACTTGAACCATCAGCACCCACAAGCTTCGCAACCTCATATATCAACTCAACTGCAAACGCGTCAGCAAACACAGCAACAGGAAAAACAAGgacaacaaaaccaaagagCACTTCTTCAAGCACAGCAACCACAGTTAGATAAAAAgagcaataacaataataatagtaattataacaataataacaataataataatgataataagaataacattaataacaataatcaCAATAATGAGAATATTATCAAAAATAATAGCAATAATAATACCACCCTTGGCAACACCGACAATACTCTGCTGATGTTGCAGCATGAAGCATCAATGTATACAGCTTTGGATGATGATAATCGAGCAATGACATCAGTAATTGGTGATGGAGGAAGAGCAATACCCACAGCCACTAACAATATTGCAGGCGTTGATGCCGTTGATGCCGTTGATGCCACTGATGCcactgctgttgctgatgccaatgctgttgctgctaaTGCTGCTACCCCTGAATCTGTTGGCGCCGCTACTGCTGCTCAAGTAGTCACTGGGATTACCGGAGCAGCAAATGCGTCTCATTCTACTACGGCCACTGCATCGCCAGCATTGAATCAAAGTACTACAGGATTCGAAGCTACGCTTGATCCCAATGTCGACCCCAATGTACAATCACATGATCATTCTAGTAATTTGAGAagaaatgttttgttttag
- the STE23 gene encoding metalloprotease (MEROPS:MER0001218) has protein sequence MPDLTSQYTIVVDDSQIEKPVIDDRSYRFIKLNSNDLKVLLIHDPQADKSAAALDVNVGSFADKQYGIPGLAHFCEHLLFMGTEKYPKENEYSNYLSKHSGHSNAYTSSEHTNYYFQVGSNHLEGALDRFAQFFISPLFSKTCKDREINAVDSENKKNLQNDDWRLYQLDKMFSNPDHPYNGFSTGNYQTLHVEPESRGVNVRDVLMQFHKDYYSSNLMSLVIMGKEDLDTLSKWAIEKFSPILNQSLSVPSYEGQLIYKQSHHLGKVIKAKPVKEMHQLELSFMVPDDLENKWASKPQSYFSHLLGHESEGSILYYLKHKGWVTELSSGNMKVSSGNSVYMVEFQLTPTGLKNWETIVATTFEYLALILKDDPKKWIWEEIRNISEINFKFKQKADASSTVSSMSNSLYKFDKYIPAENILCSSVVRDFDPLAIKKFGSYLNPDNFRITLVSQSFDNLTQKEPWYGTEYEIEDVPKNLKKIIDNPSPNKHLHYPEPNPFIPTNFNISKIKVQTPQTAPYLIHHDNKMNVWYKQDDQFEVPKGTIELVFHLPSSNVDVVSSTKSGVFTEMLSDQLNQITYFASLVGLRVGINTWRDGFAIFISGYNDKLPILLDQVLNKFIEFSPDKNRFEPIKFKLLKEYRNFGFMVPYNQIGSHHLQLVNEKVYDFEERIKALEQLQFQDVESFINKTIWSLGIFAEVLIHGNFDITTARKIKTSVSDHISRIPPLMEEYDPSKIYLQNFILQEGEAIRFEKELSDKNNINSCIEYYLQFSPNNDDPKLRVLTDLLATIIREPCFDQLRTKEQLGYVVFSGVKKGRTSLGFRILVQSERSSEYLEYRIEEFLAKFGSFVNSELSDKDFAKFKQALKDMKLQKLKHLNEETNRIWNSITDGYYDFDARQKHVDILENITKDDFTQFFNAYVGDKDYSRTGKLVVHLKSAKVNKPADAKLVQSAFINYAYKHGLKIEHEFIEQLATDSNSIPEAIEKFLAEIKKQRIAGENLNSEEAHKQIKEAIVNPVPAEYPKGKPVSSIKQFRLEHKLGGIPKPVCDLSKFSYEQSHL, from the coding sequence ATGCCAGACCTTACCAGCCAGTATACTATAGTTGTCGATGACAGCCAGATTGAAAAACCAGTCATTGACGATAGGAGCTACAGATTTATAAAGTTAAACTCTAATGATCTTAAAGTCTTGCTCATACACGACCCGCAGGCAGATAAGTCAGCAGCAGCTTTGGATGTCAATGTGGGATCGTTTGCAGACAAGCAGTATGGAATACCCGGTTTGGCACATTTTTGTGAACACTTGTTATTTATGGGTACTGAAAAATACCCAAAGGAGAATGAATACTCTAATTACTTGTCAAAACATTCAGGCCACTCCAATGCATATACTTCGTCGGAACACACGAATTACTATTTCCAAGTAGGCTCCAATCATTTGGAAGGAGCATTGGACAGATTTGCACAATTTTTCATCTCGCCTCTATTCAGCAAGACTTGTAAAGATCGGGAAATCAATGCTGTTGATtccgaaaacaaaaaaaacttgcAAAATGACGATTGGAGATTGTACCAGTTGGACAAGATGTTTAGTAATCCTGATCATCCGTATAATGGGTTCTCTACAGGTAATTATCAAACATTGCACGTTGAACCTGAGCTGCGGGGCGTGAATGTGCGTGATGTGCTCATGCAATTCCACAAGGACTACTACTCTTCCAATTTGATGAGTTTGGTGATTATGGGCAAGGAGGATTTAGATACATTGTCCAAATGGGCAATTGAAAAGTTTCTGCCCATCTTGAACCAAAGTCTTTCGGTGCCCTCTTATGAAGGTCAATTGATTTATAAACAGAGCCATCACTTGGGCAAAGTTATCAAGGCAAAGCCAGTCAAAGAAATGCATCAGCTTGAGTTGAGTTTTATGGTTCCAgatgatttggaaaacaaatgGGCCAGCAAACCACAAAGTTATTTCTCTCATTTACTTGGCCACGAAAGTGAAGGCTCTATATTGTATTATCTTAAGCACAAAGGATGGGTAACTGAATTATCTTCTGGAAATATGAAAGTGAGTCTGGGAAACTCTGTTTACATGGTCGAATTCCAATTAACACCAACGGGTTTGAAGAATTGGGAGACTATTGTTGCCACCACATTTGAATATTTGGCTTTAATTCTCAAAGACGATCCAAAGAAGTGGATTTGGGAAGAAATTAGAAATATTTCAGAGATCAACTTCAAGTTCAAACAAAAGGCAGATGCTTCGTCTACCGTGTCCAGCATGAGTAACTCGTTGTACAAGTTTGACAAATACATCCCTGCTGAGAATATTCTTTGCTCATCAGTTGTACGCGATTTCGACCCTTTAGCAATTAAGAAGTTTGGTTCATATCTCAATCCTGATAATTTCCGTATTACTTTGGTGTCACAGTCTTTTGATAATTTAACGCAAAAAGAACCCTGGTACGGTACTGAGTATGAGATTGAAGATGTGCcaaagaatttgaaaaagattatTGATAATCCACTGCCAAATAAACATTTGCATTACCCTGAACCCAACCCTTTCATACCAACGAATTTTAACATAtcgaaaataaaagtgCAAACCCCGCAAACTGCACCATATTTGATTCACCACGACAATAAGATGAATGTGTGGTATAAGCAAGATGATCAATTTGAAGTACCAAAGGGAACCATTGAGCTTGTTTTCCATTTACCAAGCTCgaatgttgatgttgtctCGTCAACAAAATCAGGTGTATTTACGGAAATGCTCTCGGACCAGTTGAATCAAATCACGTATTTTGCATCATTAGTCGGACTCCGTGTTGGCATCAATACTTGGCGCGATggttttgcaattttcaTCTCAGGTTATAATGACAAGTTGCCTATTTTGCTTGACCAAGTTTTGAATAAATTTATCGAATTTTCCCCCGACAAGAACAGGTTTGAGCCAATAAAGTTCAAATTATTAAAGGAGTATAGAAATTTTGGTTTCATGGTCCCTTACAATCAAATTGGCTCGCACCATTTACAGTTGGTGAATGAAAAAGTATATGATTTTGAGGAAAGGATTAAGGCATTAGAGCAATTGCAGTTCCAGGATGTTGAAAGttttatcaacaaaacTATTTGGTCTTTAGGAATTTTTGCAGAAGTTTTGATACACGGGAATTTTGACATTACAACTGCACGCAAAATCAAGACATCAGTGTCGGATCATATATCACGAATTCCCCCATTGATGGAGGAATATGATCCAAGTAAAATCTATTTACAAAACTTCATATTGCAAGAAGGGGAAGCGATTCGTTTTGAGAAAGAACTCCTggataaaaacaatataaaCTCGTGTATTGAGTATTATTTGCAATTTAGTCCCAATAATGATGACCCCAAGTTGCGCGTGCTAACAGATTTACTTGCAACCATTATCCGCGAACCGTGCTTTGACCAATtgagaacaaaagaacaattggGATACGTTGTGTTTTCTGGGGTCAAAAAGGGTCGTACATCTTTGGGATTCCGTATACTTGTGCAATCTGAGCGTTCAAGCGAATATTTGGAATATAGAATTGAAGAGTTTCTTGCCAAATTTGGCAGTTTTGTGAATCTGGAATTGAGTGATAAGGATTTCGCCAAATTCAAACAAGCATTGAAGGATatgaaattgcaaaaattgaaacatCTCAATGAGGAAACCAATAGAATATGGAACTCCATTACAGACGGATACtatgattttgatgctaGACAGAAACATGTTGATATACTTGAAAATATCACCAAAGATGACTTTACTCAATTTTTTAACGCGTACGTTGGAGATAAAGACTACTCCAGGACTGGTAAACTTGTTGTTCATTTGAAATCTGCTAAAGTTAATAAACCAGCCGATGCGAAACTTGTGCAAAGTGCTTTCATCAATTATGCATATAAGCATGGTCTTAAAATTGAACATGAATTTATTGAACAATTAGCCACCGATAGTAATTCTATACCTGAAGCTATTGAGAAGTTCTTAGCCGAAAtaaagaagcaaagaatTGCAGGTGAAAATTTGAATTCGGAAGAAGCACACAAACAGATCAAAGAGGCAATTGTTAATCCAGTACCTGCGGAATATCCAAAGGGCAAACCAGTTTCATCAATTAAACAATTTAGATTAGAGCACAAGTTGGGTGGAATACCTAAACCAGTTTGTGATTTATCTAAATTTAGCTATGAACAGTCACATTTATAG
- the RAV2 gene encoding RAVE (Rav1p, Rav2p, Skp1p) complex subunit encodes MSFAQHQEFVNSVSQIQKENEERELHWFINHTVIPEFPQIIETLSMCSNLLLYNSPQHPDPKNRIERGPPVKLPVSTSKSEKLKGIVVRDGAYVTQFQVATRDHYFNKCFNKLNLTKPILLSQVIDTKVAIDDSIQLMESLSKLSKAEHEHKDDKDHEDYHRKLYTSFRDLLFKVQTAKTSLQLPTDPHLVFPMKLTPRDYFAPELPPTITVDFYISQAEICIDMKSLHRITEKPWSEVDSKTGKSYVDKLREEMKLTSTDLVMIEGKEKKKGVGGTAESSSTLNSSKVASRSNSVTPAASISDISERADSEGSASHTLSKQSSSDDQNQGFLSSMMSHIQFKPKHDPNEYIMRCVTYNHMVVTINSKIEVSSEDPILVSCFTKLNTIEYLIRKILDSLDIFIS; translated from the coding sequence ATGTCGTTTGCCCAGCACCAAGAGTTTGTGAATTCAGTTTCACAGatacaaaaggaaaatgagGAAAGAGAATTGCACTGGTTTATCAACCATACTGTGATACCTGAGTTTCCCCAGATCATCGAAACTCTTTCAATGTGCTCCAACTTATTACTTTACAACTCTCCACAGCACCCGGACCCCAAAAATAGAATTGAACGAGGTCCACCAGTTAAACTTCCTGTGTCAACAAGTAAACTGGAAAAATTGAAGGGAATAGTTGTACGGGACGGAGCATACGTCACCCAATTTCAAGTTGCAACCAGAGACCATTATTTTAACAAAtgtttcaacaaattgaatttgACCAAACCCATTTTGCTCAGCCAAGTTATCGATACTAAAGTGGCCATTGATGACTCGATTCAACTAATGGAAAGTCTTTCAAAGTTAAGTAAAGCTGAGCACGAGCATAAGGATGACAAAGACCACGAGGATTACCACAGAAAGCTATACACCTCTTTTCGGGATCTTTTATTTAAAGTTCAGACTGCAAAGACAAGCTTGCAACTACCGACGGACCCGCATTTGGTATTTCCTATGAAATTGACTCCTCGTGATTATTTTGCTCCGGAACTTCCTCCTACGATAACAGTGGATTTCTACATCAGCCAAGCCGAAATATGCATTGACATGAAGAGTCTCCATCGAATAACTGAGAAACCATGGAGCGAGGTTGATTCCAAGACGGGCAAGTCGTATGTCGACAAACTACGTGAAGAAATGAAACTCACAAGTACTGACTTGGTAATGAtagagggaaaagaaaagaaaaaaggagttGGAGGAACTGCAGAAAGTAGTTCAACATTGAACAGCAGTAAAGTGGCTCTGCGATCAAACTCGGTAACCCCTGCTGCCTCTATCTCAGATATTTCAGAGCGCGCAGATCTGGAGGGACTGGCTAGCCATACGTTACTGAAACAAAGTAGCTCTGATGATCAAAACCAAGGCTTTCTTAGTAGCATGATGAGCCATATACAATTTAAGCCCAAGCACGATCCCAATGAATACATTATGAGATGTGTTACGTATAACCATATGGTGGTTACGATCAATTCCAAGATTGAAGTGTCATCAGAGGATCCTATCCTAGTAAGTTGCTTCACCAAGCTAAATACAATCGAGTATTTGATTAGAAAGATCTTGGATAGTTTGGATATTTTCATTAGTTAG
- the STL1_3 gene encoding sugar transporter-like protein: MWAKLKSRTNTYGLSGKLLRIAITATAVSGFSLFGYDQGLMSGLISADKFNEEFPATRDNGTIQGAVTASYELGCFFGALFALMKGERTGRRPLVFVGSILIIVGAIISTTPVRPHWPLGHFVVGRVITGLGNGLNTATIPVWQSEMSRAENRGFLVNMEGAFIAVGTFVAYWVDFGFSYADSSILWRFPVAFQVVFALFVFVGIIGLPESPRWLIKNHHEEDAKVVLAALRGVEVADDTVTAEFVFISDSVRRSAKLTKGGISQVFTGGKTAHWQRMVIGASTQFFQQLTGCNAAIYYSTLLFYQTIFNHSQYRLSMILGGVFATIYALATIPSFFLIDTLGRRKLFLIGATGQGVAFTISFACLIDDTEQNAKGAAVGIFLFIVFFAFTILPLPWIYPPEINPLKTRTYATAISTCTNWLMNFAVVMFVPRFLEASNWGCYLFFAVVNFCFVPVIFFFYPETAGRSLEEIDVIFAKAHVEKRQPWRVAATLPKLSHDEVDQYGRDLGLYGEGDEQDFEKQELEVEDNSEKSMQENQTR; the protein is encoded by the coding sequence ATGTGGGCCAAACTCAAAAGTAGAACAAACACATATGGCCTTTCAGGCAAACTACTTCGTATTGCCATCACCGCTACTGCCGTCTCGGGgttctctctttttggGTACGACCAAGGTTTGATGTCGGGTTTGATTTCGGCTGACAAATTCAACGAGGAGTTTCCGGCTACACGGGATAACGGTACCATTCAAGGTGCAGTCACTGCATCGTACGAATTGGGTTGTTTCTTTGGTGCATTATTTGCATTAATGAAAGGTGAAAGAACTGGAAGAAGACCTTTGGTCTTTGTTGGGTCAATTCTCATCATTGTTGGTGCCATTatttcaacaacaccagTCAGACCACACTGGCCATTGGGtcattttgttgttggaaGAGTCATTACTGGATTGGGTAACGGGTTGAACACAGCAACAATCCCAGTTTGGCAATCTGAAATGTCGAGGGCCGAAAACAGAGGATTTTTAGTCAATATGGAAGGTGCATTCATTGCAGTAGGTACATTTGTCGCCTACTGGGTTGACTTTGGATTCTCATATGCTGATTCTTCTATATTGTGGAGATTCCCCGTTGCATTCCAAGTCGTGTTTGCCCTCTTTGTATTCGTTGGTATAATAGGTTTACCAGAGTCACCACGGTGGTTAATCAAAAATCATCACGAGGAAGATGCCAAAGTAGTCTTGGCAGCATTGAGAGGCGTTGAAGTGGCAGACGATACAGTAACCGCCGAATTTGTATTCATCAGCGACTCTGTGAGAAGATCAGCAAAACTCACGAAAGGTGGCATTTCCCAAGTCTTCACTGGTGGAAAAACAGCACATTGGCAAAGAATGGTGATTGGTGCCAGCACACAGTTTTTCCAACAACTCACTGGATGTAATGCTGCTATTTACTACTCGACCTTGTTGTTTTATCAAACCATCTTTAATCATTCACAATACAGGTTATCCATGATCTTGGGTGGTGTGTTTGCAACCATTTACGCATTAGCAACCATTCCatcattctttttgattgatACCTTGGGTAGAAGAAAATTGTTTCTCATTGGTGCTACTGGACAAGGAGTTGCATTTACCATTTCGTTTGCATGCTTGATTGATGACACTGAACAAAATGCCAAGGGTGCTGCTGTGGGaatctttttgtttatcGTTTTCTTTGCCTTTACAATCTTGCCATTGCCATGGATCTACCCACCAGAAATAAACCCTTTGAAAACGAGAACTTATGCCACCGCAATTTCAACATGTACCAATTGGTTGATGAACTTTGCTGTCGTGATGTTTGTTCCAAGATTCCTTGAAGCTTCAAACTGGGGTTGTTACTTGTTTTTCGCAGTGGTgaatttttgctttgtccccgttatatttttcttttacccaGAAACCGCTGGAAGATCATTGGAAGAGATTGATGTCATCTTTGCCAAGGCCCATGtagaaaaaagacaacCATGGAGAGTTGCTGCCACTTTGCCCAAATTGAGTCACGACGAAGTAGACCAGTATGGTAGAGATTTGGGATTGTATGGCGAGGGTGATGAAcaagattttgaaaaacaagagcTTGAAGTAGAAGACAATAGCGAGAAAAGTATGcaagaaaatcaaacaagatAG